From Moraxella sp. K1664, one genomic window encodes:
- a CDS encoding undecaprenyl-diphosphate phosphatase, giving the protein MDILLVIKAFIMGIVEGITEFLPISSTGYMILSADIMNFWDKDKRDLFIVFVQLGAILAVIYDYWGRLWTAFMGLLTGKADGMTNPRGLGISLIIATIPVMIVGFTLKDFITGTLFHPLVVATMLIIGALLIIYVEKHPRPIKAQEAEHIDFKMALKIGLAQCLALIPGTSRSGSTIIGALWFGASRKSATEFSFFLGIPVIVGAGLLELIEKKDVLQTGEDWAILGVGTAVSFVVALLCIRLLVAWVSKRDFMIFAYLRIITGVIVLSAYFVFGYQIKG; this is encoded by the coding sequence TTGGACATTTTATTAGTTATCAAAGCCTTTATCATGGGCATTGTCGAAGGCATTACCGAGTTTTTGCCGATTTCTAGTACAGGCTATATGATTTTGTCGGCAGACATCATGAATTTTTGGGACAAGGACAAGCGGGATTTGTTCATTGTTTTTGTTCAGCTTGGGGCGATTTTGGCGGTTATTTATGACTATTGGGGCAGGCTGTGGACGGCATTTATGGGGCTACTGACTGGCAAGGCGGACGGCATGACCAACCCCCGTGGGCTGGGTATCTCGCTCATCATCGCCACCATTCCTGTCATGATTGTCGGCTTTACGCTCAAAGACTTTATCACAGGCACGCTGTTTCACCCGCTTGTCGTGGCAACCATGCTCATCATCGGGGCATTGCTCATCATTTATGTGGAAAAGCACCCACGCCCCATTAAGGCACAAGAAGCTGAACATATTGACTTTAAAATGGCGTTAAAAATCGGACTGGCTCAATGCCTTGCCCTGATCCCTGGTACCAGTCGCTCTGGCTCTACCATTATTGGGGCGTTGTGGTTTGGGGCATCTCGCAAATCCGCTACTGAATTTTCGTTCTTTTTGGGTATTCCTGTCATTGTCGGGGCAGGGCTTTTGGAGCTTATTGAGAAAAAAGACGTGCTGCAAACAGGGGAAGATTGGGCGATTTTGGGTGTGGGAACGGCGGTGTCTTTTGTCGTTGCCCTGCTATGTATTCGTTTGCTTGTGGCTTGGGTGTCAAAACGGGATTTTATGATTTTTGCCTATTTGCGGATTATCACAGGCGTGATTGTGTTATCGGCGTATTTTGTGTTTGGTTATCAGATTAAAGGGTAA
- a CDS encoding MBL fold metallo-hydrolase, producing the protein MESYVLYDDGHHKCIAFSMPEEDESVPSNQFLIIDGKEAAIIDPGGDLTFTPLTLQITKYTSMESIKYVIGSHQDPDILASMPRWLIHLQNTKLLIPTLWERFLPHYNSAFTKGRLHHGLSERLEGILDTGGVYALGNTQIMAIPAHFLHSVGNIQFYDPVSQILFSGDMGASLVGHSGIKVENFQAHINSMSGFHKRYMASNKACRLWADSVRQLPVDMMVPQHGKRLDGRATFDEFLDWISELSCGIDLIDESTYDISELMTLARI; encoded by the coding sequence ATGGAATCTTATGTTTTGTATGATGATGGTCATCACAAATGTATTGCGTTTAGCATGCCCGAAGAAGATGAAAGCGTGCCGTCTAACCAATTTTTAATCATTGATGGCAAAGAAGCGGCAATTATTGACCCAGGTGGGGATTTGACCTTTACGCCACTGACCTTGCAAATCACCAAATACACCAGCATGGAGAGCATTAAGTACGTCATCGGCTCACACCAAGACCCTGACATTTTGGCGTCCATGCCCCGTTGGCTCATCCATTTGCAAAACACCAAACTGCTTATTCCGACGTTGTGGGAGCGGTTTTTACCCCATTATAATTCTGCCTTTACCAAAGGGCGACTGCACCACGGTCTGTCAGAGCGGCTCGAAGGCATTCTTGATACAGGTGGGGTTTATGCACTGGGCAACACCCAAATCATGGCAATCCCTGCTCACTTTTTACATTCGGTGGGTAACATTCAGTTTTATGACCCTGTCAGTCAGATTCTGTTCTCGGGCGATATGGGGGCGTCATTGGTGGGGCATTCTGGCATTAAGGTAGAGAATTTTCAAGCTCACATCAACAGCATGTCAGGCTTTCACAAACGCTACATGGCAAGCAACAAAGCCTGCCGTCTGTGGGCGGACAGCGTGCGTCAGTTGCCTGTGGACATGATGGTGCCACAGCATGGCAAGCGGTTGGATGGACGAGCCACTTTTGATGAGTTCTTAGATTGGATTAGTGAGTTGTCTTGCGGTATTGATTTGATTGATGAGAGTACTTATGACATCAGTGAGCTGATGAC
- the tsaB gene encoding tRNA (adenosine(37)-N6)-threonylcarbamoyltransferase complex dimerization subunit type 1 TsaB, with amino-acid sequence MISVFYFVRTHSMTALSPSPSDILIAFDTIFEQCSIAILQNDTIIYTETVAGGRGQTEIILPMLDKALHTAGVDIKDVKAWAFNRGPGAFSGIRINTALAQALSVANDAPCIGISSLHALAFMACEQTSMADGTTITAVIDARQNQVYAGDFVVQNALPIAQNEYLLDYDKRVETDIIVGDGVDLVATDAKKLRLNPSAEHIARLAYPLFLKGETVTAENALPVYLRNNAWKTLAEQGKK; translated from the coding sequence ATGATAAGCGTTTTTTATTTCGTCCGCACGCATTCTATGACTGCCTTATCGCCCAGCCCATCTGACATTCTTATCGCCTTTGACACCATTTTTGAGCAATGCTCTATCGCCATTTTACAAAATGACACCATTATCTATACCGAGACCGTAGCGGGTGGACGTGGGCAAACGGAGATTATTTTGCCCATGCTGGATAAGGCACTACATACGGCAGGCGTGGATATTAAGGATGTCAAAGCATGGGCGTTTAACCGTGGACCGGGGGCGTTTAGCGGTATTCGTATCAACACCGCCTTAGCCCAAGCCTTATCTGTCGCCAATGACGCACCGTGTATCGGCATATCTAGCCTACACGCCTTGGCATTTATGGCGTGTGAACAAACAAGCATGGCGGACGGCACAACGATAACTGCCGTGATAGACGCTCGCCAAAACCAAGTCTATGCAGGGGATTTTGTGGTGCAAAACGCCTTGCCCATTGCCCAAAACGAATATCTGCTGGATTATGATAAGCGTGTAGAGACCGACATCATCGTGGGGGACGGGGTGGATTTGGTGGCAACAGATGCCAAAAAATTACGTCTAAATCCCAGTGCCGAGCATATCGCCCGCCTTGCCTATCCGCTATTTTTAAAGGGCGAGACGGTAACGGCAGAAAACGCCTTGCCTGTGTATCTTAGAAATAACGCTTGGAAAACCTTGGCAGAACAAGGTAAGAAATGA
- the purD gene encoding phosphoribosylamine--glycine ligase codes for MKILVTGTGGREHALAWACAKDDRVQTVYVARGNAGTATEPKLQNVDLDITDHPAVIEFCQSHDIAFVLVGAEAPLVAGIVDDLERAGVRAWGCSKYCSQLEGSKAFAKDFMKKVGIPTAFYEVFTDVESAKDFVRSKGTPIVIKADGLAAGKGVIVAMDESEAFVAIDDMLSGNKFGQAGSRVVIEEFLAGEEASFICMIDGNNILPMATSQDHKRIFEGDKGANTGGMGAYSPAPVVTADVHNKVIERVIRPVVDEMKVNGTPYKGFLYAGLMINDAGDPYVIEFNCRFGDPETQPIMMRLKSSLVELILAGLDGKLPASAEWTDKVALGIVLASRGYPESSSSGDVITGLPESQDDLKVFHAGTKEQNGQILTNGGRVLCVTALGASVAEAQARALASCGTIAFDGIQYRRDIGWRAIGR; via the coding sequence ATGAAAATTTTAGTTACAGGTACAGGCGGACGTGAGCACGCCTTAGCGTGGGCGTGTGCCAAAGATGACAGAGTACAGACCGTCTATGTCGCTCGTGGCAATGCAGGTACAGCCACCGAACCCAAGCTCCAAAACGTGGATTTGGACATCACCGACCACCCTGCCGTAATTGAGTTTTGTCAATCTCACGACATCGCTTTTGTGCTTGTGGGGGCGGAAGCTCCGCTTGTGGCGGGCATTGTGGACGATTTGGAGCGTGCTGGCGTGCGTGCGTGGGGCTGTTCTAAATACTGCTCACAGCTAGAAGGTTCTAAGGCATTTGCCAAAGATTTTATGAAAAAAGTCGGCATTCCCACCGCCTTTTATGAAGTCTTTACCGATGTAGAGTCGGCAAAAGACTTTGTCCGCTCCAAGGGTACGCCTATTGTCATCAAGGCGGACGGCTTGGCGGCAGGTAAGGGCGTGATTGTGGCGATGGACGAGTCCGAAGCCTTTGTTGCCATTGATGATATGCTCTCGGGCAATAAATTTGGGCAGGCAGGGAGTCGTGTCGTCATCGAGGAGTTTTTGGCAGGCGAAGAAGCGTCCTTTATCTGTATGATTGACGGCAATAACATTTTGCCCATGGCGACCAGTCAAGATCACAAACGCATTTTTGAAGGCGACAAAGGGGCGAACACAGGCGGTATGGGGGCGTACAGCCCTGCCCCTGTGGTAACGGCTGATGTGCATAATAAAGTGATTGAGCGTGTTATCCGCCCTGTCGTGGACGAGATGAAAGTAAATGGCACACCTTATAAGGGCTTTTTGTACGCAGGGCTGATGATAAATGACGCAGGCGACCCTTATGTGATTGAGTTTAACTGTCGATTTGGCGACCCTGAGACTCAGCCGATTATGATGCGATTAAAGTCGTCTTTGGTTGAGCTGATTTTGGCAGGGCTAGACGGCAAGTTGCCCGCCAGTGCAGAATGGACGGACAAAGTGGCGTTAGGCATTGTCTTGGCAAGTCGTGGTTATCCTGAAAGCTCATCATCAGGCGATGTGATTACAGGCTTGCCAGAGTCGCAGGACGACCTAAAAGTATTCCACGCAGGCACAAAAGAGCAAAACGGGCAAATCCTAACCAATGGCGGACGAGTGTTGTGTGTTACCGCACTCGGGGCGAGCGTTGCCGAAGCCCAAGCCCGTGCCTTGGCAAGCTGTGGTACGATTGCCTTTGACGGCATACAGTACCGCCGTGATATTGGCTGGCGTGCGATTGGGCGTTAG
- a CDS encoding class I SAM-dependent methyltransferase, which yields MTINIIGTEQEKALFDILDVINKNHNLSLNLSFYALSKLSDKFISSFANDNANTPLIAIIKNTPTLIKIDNNAIIKSSLNWQALTKRIVTAGRKSELILQASKLTPDMSVIDGTAGFGQDGLILASTGANVLMIEQNPIVAMLLLFEHQMMNANPNWQKLLSRIAIYHGNFLNTDFMATLPKVDMIYLDPMFPSDSYSAKVGKTMQVLHDLANPPSDDDERLFLDIANVQLKGNGKIIVKRSLSAPHLANKTPVQSVANDAIRFDRY from the coding sequence TTGACTATCAACATCATCGGCACCGAACAAGAAAAAGCATTATTTGATATATTAGACGTTATCAATAAAAATCATAATTTGTCTTTAAATTTATCTTTTTATGCTTTATCAAAACTAAGTGATAAATTTATCTCATCGTTTGCCAATGACAATGCTAATACACCCCTAATCGCTATTATAAAAAATACCCCAACCTTAATTAAAATTGACAACAATGCTATTATAAAATCATCATTAAATTGGCAAGCCCTAACCAAACGTATCGTAACCGCAGGGCGAAAGTCTGAGCTGATATTACAAGCAAGTAAATTAACGCCTGATATGAGCGTGATAGACGGTACGGCAGGCTTTGGGCAGGATGGATTGATATTGGCAAGTACAGGGGCGAATGTGTTAATGATAGAGCAAAATCCTATCGTGGCAATGCTGTTATTATTTGAGCATCAAATGATGAACGCCAATCCAAATTGGCAAAAGCTGTTAAGCCGAATTGCAATTTATCATGGTAATTTTTTGAATACCGACTTTATGGCAACATTGCCAAAAGTGGATATGATTTATCTTGACCCCATGTTTCCGTCTGATAGCTATTCGGCAAAGGTGGGTAAAACCATGCAAGTATTACATGACTTAGCAAATCCGCCAAGCGATGATGATGAAAGACTGTTTTTGGATATTGCCAATGTTCAATTAAAAGGCAATGGCAAAATCATTGTCAAACGCTCCTTATCCGCTCCCCATTTGGCAAATAAAACGCCCGTGCAAAGTGTGGCAAATGACGCAATACGGTTTGATAGATATTGA